One Actinomadura viridis genomic region harbors:
- a CDS encoding acyl-CoA dehydrogenase: MSAANPPAPGVPSGVPSRVPSRVPSGVPSGVPSALERGFGDPWDPGNPLGFAAVVAADERAEPLPGGEELLDAHRLNHEFVPAELGGRLTDLGEMAVRLRTVFRRDGALGLGYGVTSLMAAVNVWVAGDPGQRRRLAGLLLRGGRAAVCFHELDSGNDLAGQRFRVTGGEPARLRGAKEVINNAGRAEALVLFARTSPAAGSRSHSLLLLERADLRGVRELPRYGTVGMRGCHLGGLVFDGCAVPPGSLVGPPGGGMETALRAFQLTRAALPSMAVGTLDTQLRTTLRFALGRRLYRRRVADLPQVREVLAAAFADLLACDALATCACRAPHVLPEQAGVAAAAAKYLVPRLLAEAADSLARVLGARFYLREGEHAIFQKHLRDLPALGLGHAGPAACLSAIVPQLPALARGARESESAGDDRAAPAALFRFGEPPPPLRPGRLALTSRGADGLHAALLPGLAELTRTGSSGEEVPALVNRLRSARRDLLGRCGRLPPRERTPLAGDVGFGLAERYALLLAASACVNIWRYGRAGADPFLRDPAWAAAALHRIAGRLEGAPAVLPAPLRERLFAELVARHETPRSLDLADRPVAG, from the coding sequence GTGAGCGCCGCGAACCCGCCCGCGCCCGGCGTCCCGTCCGGCGTCCCGTCCCGCGTCCCGTCCCGCGTCCCGTCCGGCGTGCCGTCCGGGGTCCCGTCTGCACTGGAGCGAGGGTTCGGCGACCCGTGGGACCCGGGCAACCCGCTGGGGTTCGCCGCCGTCGTCGCCGCCGACGAGCGGGCCGAGCCACTCCCGGGCGGTGAGGAGCTCCTGGACGCGCACCGGCTCAACCACGAGTTCGTGCCCGCCGAGCTGGGCGGGCGCCTGACCGATCTCGGTGAGATGGCGGTGCGGCTGCGGACGGTGTTCCGGCGGGACGGGGCGCTGGGACTCGGGTACGGGGTGACCTCGCTGATGGCCGCCGTGAACGTGTGGGTGGCGGGCGATCCGGGACAGCGCCGCCGCCTGGCCGGGCTGCTGCTCAGGGGCGGCCGGGCCGCGGTGTGCTTCCACGAGCTGGACAGCGGCAACGACCTCGCCGGGCAGCGTTTCCGCGTGACCGGCGGCGAGCCGGCGCGGCTGCGCGGCGCCAAGGAAGTGATCAACAACGCGGGCCGGGCCGAGGCCCTGGTCCTGTTCGCCCGGACCTCGCCCGCGGCGGGCAGCCGCAGCCACTCCCTCCTCCTGCTGGAACGGGCCGACCTGCGCGGTGTCCGCGAACTGCCCCGCTACGGCACGGTCGGGATGCGAGGCTGCCACCTCGGCGGGCTGGTCTTCGACGGCTGCGCGGTCCCGCCCGGCAGCCTGGTCGGCCCGCCCGGCGGCGGGATGGAGACGGCGCTGCGCGCGTTCCAACTCACCCGCGCCGCGCTGCCCTCCATGGCCGTGGGGACGCTCGACACGCAGCTGCGCACCACGCTGCGGTTCGCCCTCGGACGGCGGCTGTACCGCAGGCGGGTCGCCGACCTGCCGCAGGTCAGGGAGGTGCTCGCGGCGGCCTTCGCCGACCTGCTGGCCTGCGACGCGCTGGCCACCTGCGCCTGCCGCGCGCCGCACGTCCTCCCCGAGCAGGCGGGCGTGGCCGCGGCGGCGGCCAAGTACCTGGTGCCCCGGCTGCTGGCCGAGGCGGCCGACTCCCTCGCCCGCGTCCTGGGCGCCCGGTTCTACCTGCGCGAGGGCGAGCACGCGATCTTCCAGAAGCATCTGCGCGACCTGCCCGCCCTGGGGCTGGGGCACGCCGGCCCCGCCGCCTGCCTGTCGGCGATCGTCCCGCAGCTGCCCGCCCTGGCGCGCGGCGCGCGGGAGTCCGAGTCGGCGGGGGACGACCGGGCGGCGCCCGCGGCCCTGTTCCGCTTCGGGGAGCCGCCGCCCCCGCTGCGCCCCGGCCGCCTGGCGCTGACCTCACGGGGCGCGGACGGCCTGCACGCCGCGCTCCTCCCCGGACTGGCGGAGCTGACCCGCACCGGATCGTCCGGCGAGGAGGTGCCCGCCCTCGTGAACCGCCTCCGTTCCGCACGCCGGGACCTCCTCGGCCGGTGCGGGCGGCTACCGCCGCGCGAGCGCACCCCGCTGGCCGGGGACGTGGGCTTCGGCCTGGCGGAGCGCTACGCCCTGCTGCTGGCGGCGTCGGCCTGCGTGAACATCTGGCGGTACGGACGCGCCGGCGCGGACCCGTTCCTGCGGGACCCCGCGTGGGCCGCCGCCGCGCTGCACCGGATCGCGGGCCGCCTGGAGGGCGCCCCCGCGGT
- a CDS encoding acyl-CoA dehydrogenase yields MTAPAGEAGPAEKAGPADKSRPAEKPGRAGESPERPAAPRVTYPPYERTAWLRRLLGDPDAPGGPFTRAAVAGLDAREEFPGEACRALDAAGLPRFYVPHALGGALESYEDVLQLVRLLAERDLTVAIAHGKTYLGAVTSWIAAGPAQARWLAGEVIGGTVVCWALTERDHGSDLLAGEVTATADGPGYRLDGEKWLINNAGRAGIACVLARTAPGGGPRGFSLLAVDLRRLPPGTVRRLPKVRTHGIRGADISGIAFDGAPVPASTLVGAPGAGLEIVLKALQLTRTMCAALSLGAGSAALRLTAGYAARRRRYGRPVAALPLTRRTLGRAAADLLLAEAVGLVASRSAHALPGELPVSSAVAKYLVPTTVEGVLARLGEVLGARAFLTGGTGDGPGDGAFQKIERDHRIVALFDGNTTVNLQTLIAHFPVLAAGHRRGRADRRGLAGALALRHPPTPFDPAALRLTAGSGCSLVQSLPVAVAEIRALGSAGRVPQETVVLAGLLGAEAARLHEEMAAHRPTARDVPPEAFLLARRYASLYAACACLWLWLDNRDWAAEGDTADLWADALWLRACLLRALPGHALRGLADGDGGGGGGEVFDRLLAVLDVPGGLRTSLIPGVAGDGAR; encoded by the coding sequence ATGACCGCGCCCGCCGGAGAGGCCGGCCCGGCAGAGAAGGCCGGACCGGCGGACAAGTCGAGACCGGCGGAGAAGCCCGGGCGGGCCGGGGAGTCCCCGGAACGGCCGGCGGCGCCGCGCGTCACCTACCCGCCGTACGAGCGGACGGCCTGGCTGCGCCGTCTCCTCGGCGACCCGGACGCTCCGGGCGGCCCGTTCACCCGCGCGGCCGTGGCCGGGCTGGACGCGCGGGAGGAGTTCCCCGGCGAGGCGTGCCGGGCGCTGGACGCCGCGGGCCTGCCCCGCTTCTATGTGCCGCACGCCCTCGGGGGCGCGCTGGAGAGCTACGAGGACGTGCTCCAGCTCGTGCGGCTTCTCGCGGAACGCGACCTCACCGTGGCCATCGCGCACGGCAAGACCTATCTCGGCGCCGTCACGTCCTGGATCGCGGCCGGGCCCGCCCAGGCCCGGTGGCTGGCCGGGGAGGTGATCGGCGGCACGGTGGTGTGCTGGGCCCTCACCGAACGCGATCACGGCAGCGACCTGCTGGCCGGTGAGGTCACCGCGACCGCCGACGGCCCGGGCTACCGGCTGGACGGGGAGAAGTGGCTGATCAATAACGCCGGCCGGGCCGGGATCGCGTGCGTGCTCGCCCGGACCGCGCCCGGCGGCGGGCCGCGCGGCTTCAGCCTGCTGGCCGTGGACCTGCGGCGGCTGCCGCCGGGAACGGTGCGCCGCCTGCCCAAGGTCCGCACGCACGGCATCCGCGGGGCCGACATCAGCGGCATCGCGTTCGACGGCGCCCCGGTCCCGGCCTCGACGCTGGTCGGGGCGCCGGGGGCCGGGCTGGAGATCGTCCTGAAGGCGCTGCAGCTCACCCGGACCATGTGCGCCGCGCTGTCGCTGGGCGCGGGCTCGGCCGCGCTGCGGCTCACCGCGGGGTACGCCGCCCGGCGGAGGCGGTACGGCCGCCCGGTCGCCGCGCTGCCGCTGACCCGGCGCACGCTCGGCCGGGCCGCGGCCGACCTGCTGCTCGCCGAGGCGGTGGGGCTCGTCGCGAGCCGGAGCGCGCACGCGCTGCCGGGCGAGCTGCCGGTGAGCTCGGCCGTCGCCAAGTACCTCGTCCCGACCACGGTCGAGGGCGTGCTCGCCCGGCTCGGGGAGGTGCTGGGCGCCCGCGCGTTCCTGACCGGCGGCACCGGGGACGGCCCCGGCGACGGCGCGTTCCAGAAGATCGAGCGCGACCACCGCATCGTCGCGCTGTTCGACGGCAACACGACGGTCAACCTGCAGACGCTCATCGCCCACTTCCCGGTGCTGGCGGCGGGTCACCGGAGGGGACGGGCCGATCGCCGCGGCCTGGCCGGCGCGCTCGCCCTGCGGCACCCGCCGACCCCGTTCGATCCGGCGGCGCTGCGCCTCACCGCGGGGTCCGGCTGCAGCCTGGTGCAGAGCCTCCCGGTCGCGGTGGCGGAGATCCGCGCGCTGGGCTCGGCGGGACGGGTCCCGCAGGAGACGGTGGTGCTGGCCGGCCTGCTGGGCGCGGAGGCCGCCCGCCTGCACGAGGAGATGGCCGCCCACCGGCCGACCGCCCGCGACGTTCCACCCGAGGCGTTCCTGCTGGCCCGCCGGTACGCCTCGCTGTACGCCGCCTGCGCGTGCCTGTGGCTGTGGCTGGACAACCGGGACTGGGCGGCGGAGGGCGACACGGCGGACCTGTGGGCCGACGCGCTCTGGCTGCGCGCCTGCCTGCTGCGGGCGCTGCCCGGGCACGCGTTACGCGGCCTGGCGGACGGTGACGGCGGCGGTGGCGGCGGCGAGGTGTTCGACCGGCTGCTCGCCGTGCTGGACGTGCCGGGCGGGCTGCGCACGTCCCTGATCCCGGGCGTGGCCGGGGACGGTGCCCGGTGA
- a CDS encoding fatty acyl-AMP ligase, translated as MPQNFVEILRERRADRGDREALVFVDDPRAGARESVTYAELDRDARRVAARLAGHAAPDDRALLLHPSGPGFARAFFGCLYAGVIPVPAPPPEGTSQQSRRVAGIVRNAGVAVVLADGDDLPRLRADLAPGLGPDARWLDTATGDADEAVAEDAVAAPPPDAPAFLQYTSGSTSDPKGVIVSHANLLHNAAAVERHIGLDGDGRIGGWLPWHHDMGLIGLFLQSVYQGLTCVVMAPITFLKRPHRWLETIDLLGVNATAMPDFAYDLCVRRVTGEQLAGLDLSRWRVALDGSEPVRAGTLRAFAERFGSAGFQARALSPCYGLAEATLFVSGDPRHREPTVLRVDPRTLEAGRVRPAAPRAAARTLVSCGPAAPSGLRIVDPETGAELPDGHVGEIWVRGGAVALGYWNRPALTGRVFGATAADGEGGFLRTGDLGARLDGELYVTGRLKDVIVVRGRNLYPQDIEAETAGVHPALTGTAAAFAVATPRGDAIGVAAEIRPRRLRGTPLAEVESAIRRHLGREFATAVAVVVLVKPGTLARTTSGKIQRHLARAAHLEGTLERAEDAATAPATAPATDPAADPVAEGAAR; from the coding sequence ATGCCGCAGAACTTCGTCGAGATCCTCCGCGAGCGCCGGGCCGACCGCGGGGACCGGGAGGCGCTGGTCTTCGTGGACGACCCGCGGGCGGGAGCACGGGAGTCGGTCACCTACGCCGAGCTGGACCGGGACGCCCGCCGGGTCGCCGCCCGCCTCGCCGGCCACGCGGCGCCCGACGACCGGGCGCTGCTGCTCCACCCGTCCGGGCCCGGGTTCGCACGCGCCTTCTTCGGCTGCCTGTACGCGGGGGTGATCCCGGTCCCGGCGCCGCCGCCCGAGGGGACCTCGCAGCAGTCCAGGCGGGTGGCCGGCATCGTCCGGAACGCCGGCGTCGCGGTCGTGCTCGCCGACGGCGACGACCTGCCGCGGCTGCGGGCGGACCTGGCGCCGGGCCTCGGCCCGGACGCCCGGTGGCTGGACACCGCCACCGGTGACGCCGACGAGGCGGTGGCCGAGGACGCCGTCGCCGCCCCGCCGCCGGACGCGCCCGCGTTCCTGCAGTACACCTCGGGGTCCACCAGCGACCCGAAGGGCGTGATCGTCTCTCACGCCAACCTGCTGCACAACGCCGCGGCGGTCGAGCGCCACATCGGCCTGGACGGCGACGGGCGGATCGGCGGCTGGCTTCCCTGGCATCACGACATGGGGCTGATCGGGCTGTTCCTCCAGTCCGTGTACCAGGGGCTGACCTGCGTGGTCATGGCACCGATCACCTTCCTGAAGCGTCCGCACCGCTGGCTGGAGACGATCGACCTGCTGGGGGTGAACGCGACGGCGATGCCCGACTTCGCCTACGACCTGTGCGTGCGCCGGGTGACCGGCGAGCAGCTGGCGGGGCTGGACCTGTCGCGCTGGCGGGTGGCGCTGGACGGGTCCGAACCGGTCCGCGCGGGCACGCTCCGGGCGTTCGCCGAGCGTTTCGGGAGCGCGGGCTTCCAAGCGCGGGCGCTGTCGCCCTGCTACGGCCTCGCCGAGGCCACCCTGTTCGTCAGCGGGGACCCCCGGCATCGCGAGCCCACCGTGCTGAGGGTGGACCCGCGGACGCTGGAAGCCGGGCGGGTACGGCCCGCGGCGCCGCGGGCCGCCGCCCGCACGCTGGTGAGCTGCGGCCCGGCCGCCCCGTCCGGCCTGCGGATCGTCGATCCGGAGACCGGTGCGGAGCTGCCGGACGGGCACGTCGGCGAGATCTGGGTCCGGGGCGGGGCCGTGGCGCTCGGCTACTGGAACCGGCCCGCGCTCACCGGGCGCGTCTTCGGGGCCACCGCCGCCGACGGCGAGGGCGGCTTCCTGCGCACCGGCGACCTGGGCGCCCGGCTGGACGGCGAGCTGTACGTGACCGGCCGGCTCAAGGACGTGATCGTGGTGCGCGGCCGGAACCTGTACCCGCAGGACATCGAGGCGGAGACGGCGGGCGTCCACCCCGCGCTCACCGGGACCGCGGCGGCGTTCGCCGTCGCCACGCCACGCGGGGACGCCATCGGCGTGGCGGCCGAGATCAGGCCGCGGCGGCTGCGCGGGACCCCGCTCGCCGAGGTCGAGTCGGCGATCCGCCGGCACCTGGGGCGGGAGTTCGCGACGGCGGTCGCGGTGGTCGTCCTGGTCAAGCCGGGCACGCTCGCGCGCACCACCAGCGGCAAGATCCAGCGGCACCTGGCGCGCGCCGCGCACCTGGAGGGCACCCTGGAACGGGCTGAGGACGCCGCAACCGCCCCCGCCACCGCCCCTGCCACGGACCCCGCCGCGGACCCGGTGGCCGAGGGAGCGGCACGATGA
- a CDS encoding FkbM family methyltransferase — MQRVELPNGFKVSGLNDFEPPVLYHEMFVKRSYLRHGVTLSPGDVVFDVGANIGMASLFFHTECPAISVHAFEPGSRTFAALRENMAEFKVPVTLHNAAVSDAPGAALFDFYPHCTALSGLHPDPEEATRLTRIYFGNLGFSESDVEELLVDRFTRETEECRVTTVSEVISEWGIGAVGLLKVDVEKSELAVLRGVRAEHWPRIRQVVMEVHDLDGAGKAAVSLLEEQGFRVTVEQEPLLAGTEVYEVFAVRPGAAGGPGGPGEPGEPG, encoded by the coding sequence ATGCAGCGGGTAGAACTGCCGAACGGCTTCAAGGTGTCCGGGCTCAACGATTTCGAGCCGCCGGTCCTGTACCACGAGATGTTCGTCAAACGCTCCTACCTGCGGCACGGGGTCACGCTGTCCCCCGGGGACGTGGTGTTCGACGTCGGCGCCAACATCGGCATGGCCTCGCTGTTCTTCCACACCGAGTGCCCGGCCATCAGCGTCCACGCGTTCGAGCCGGGCTCCCGGACGTTCGCCGCGCTCCGGGAGAACATGGCGGAATTCAAGGTGCCGGTGACGCTGCACAATGCGGCGGTGTCGGACGCGCCGGGCGCCGCCCTGTTCGACTTCTATCCGCATTGCACGGCGCTGTCGGGGCTGCATCCCGACCCGGAAGAGGCGACCCGGCTTACCCGTATCTACTTCGGCAATCTCGGTTTCTCCGAATCCGATGTGGAGGAACTGCTGGTCGACCGGTTCACCCGGGAGACCGAGGAATGCCGGGTGACCACGGTGTCGGAGGTGATCTCCGAGTGGGGGATCGGCGCGGTCGGCCTGCTCAAGGTCGACGTCGAGAAGAGCGAGCTCGCGGTCCTGCGCGGCGTCCGCGCCGAGCACTGGCCGCGGATCCGCCAGGTCGTCATGGAGGTGCACGACCTCGACGGCGCCGGGAAGGCGGCCGTGTCGCTGCTGGAGGAGCAGGGGTTCCGCGTCACGGTCGAGCAGGAGCCGCTGCTGGCCGGCACCGAGGTGTACGAGGTGTTCGCCGTGCGTCCGGGGGCCGCCGGCGGGCCGGGCGGGCCAGGGGAGCCGGGGGAGCCCGGATGA
- a CDS encoding sugar 3,4-ketoisomerase: MTRTPGGVRSPGTRAWRTVELREHRDRRGALSVVEAGIDVGFAIRRAYYFYDVPASMVRGAHGHRSLHQLLVAVHGRFDVLVDDGVRQDRFRLDRPARGLYIGPMVWRSLVDFSPGAVGLVLASTLYDESDYFHDYGAFLKAVRGRP; this comes from the coding sequence ATGACGCGGACGCCCGGCGGGGTACGGTCCCCGGGCACCCGGGCCTGGCGCACGGTCGAGCTGCGCGAGCACCGCGACCGGCGGGGCGCGCTGTCGGTCGTGGAGGCCGGGATCGACGTCGGGTTCGCGATCAGGCGCGCGTACTACTTCTACGACGTGCCCGCCTCGATGGTCCGCGGCGCGCACGGGCACCGCTCCCTGCACCAGCTCCTCGTCGCCGTCCACGGCAGGTTCGACGTGCTGGTCGACGACGGCGTCCGGCAGGACCGGTTCCGGCTCGACCGCCCGGCGCGCGGGCTCTACATCGGCCCGATGGTGTGGCGCAGCCTGGTGGACTTCTCGCCCGGCGCGGTCGGCCTGGTCCTGGCCTCGACGCTGTACGACGAGTCCGACTACTTCCACGACTACGGTGCGTTCCTCAAGGCGGTGCGCGGGCGCCCATGA
- a CDS encoding DegT/DnrJ/EryC1/StrS family aminotransferase — MNVPFLDLRAARSELRAEIDAALRRVADSGRYLMGPEVEAFEAEFAAYCGNAHCVAVGSGCDALELALRALGVGPGDEVLVPAGTFAGTWLAVSETGARPVPVETRETTRTMDPDRIEAALTPRTRAIVPVHLYGHPADMRPVEALAARHGLHIVEDAAQAHGAAYRGRRIGAAPSTAAFSFYPGKNLGAMGDGGAVVTADAALAGRVRLLRNYGSRVKYRHETRATNSRLDEMQAAVLRVKLARLDEWNARRAAVAERYLAALAGLEGVGLPRTAPWARTSWHLFVLRVRRREETRRRLTGAGIGTLIHYPVPPHLSPAYADLGYGPGAFPVTERLAGEVLSVPIGPHLPAEAVETVIAAVRAAVRDAAA, encoded by the coding sequence ATGAACGTCCCCTTCCTCGATCTGCGGGCGGCCCGCTCCGAGCTGCGCGCGGAGATCGACGCGGCGCTGCGCCGGGTGGCGGACTCGGGCCGCTACCTGATGGGCCCCGAGGTGGAGGCGTTCGAGGCCGAGTTCGCCGCGTACTGCGGGAACGCGCACTGCGTGGCGGTGGGCAGCGGGTGCGACGCCCTCGAACTGGCTCTGCGCGCCCTGGGCGTCGGCCCCGGTGACGAGGTGCTGGTGCCCGCCGGCACCTTCGCCGGGACGTGGCTCGCCGTGTCCGAGACCGGCGCCCGCCCGGTCCCCGTGGAGACCCGGGAGACCACCCGCACGATGGACCCGGACCGGATCGAGGCGGCACTCACCCCCCGGACCAGGGCGATCGTCCCCGTGCACCTGTACGGGCACCCGGCGGACATGCGGCCCGTCGAGGCGCTGGCGGCACGGCACGGCCTGCACATCGTCGAGGACGCCGCGCAGGCGCACGGCGCGGCGTACCGCGGTCGGCGGATCGGGGCGGCGCCCTCCACCGCCGCGTTCAGCTTCTATCCGGGCAAGAACCTGGGGGCGATGGGCGACGGCGGCGCCGTGGTCACCGCCGACGCCGCACTGGCCGGCCGGGTCCGCCTACTGCGCAACTACGGCAGCCGCGTCAAGTACCGGCACGAGACCCGGGCGACGAACTCGCGGCTGGACGAGATGCAGGCCGCGGTCCTGCGGGTGAAACTGGCCCGCCTGGACGAGTGGAACGCCCGCCGCGCCGCCGTCGCCGAGCGCTACCTCGCCGCGCTCGCGGGCCTGGAAGGGGTCGGGCTTCCCCGGACCGCTCCGTGGGCCCGCACGTCCTGGCACCTGTTCGTGCTCCGCGTGCGGCGGCGGGAGGAGACGCGCCGCCGGCTCACCGGCGCGGGGATCGGCACCCTGATCCATTACCCGGTGCCGCCGCACCTTTCCCCGGCGTACGCGGACCTGGGATACGGGCCCGGCGCCTTCCCCGTCACCGAACGCCTCGCCGGGGAGGTGCTGAGCGTTCCCATCGGCCCGCACCTGCCCGCCGAGGCCGTCGAGACGGTCATCGCCGCCGTCCGGGCCGCGGTCCGGGACGCCGCGGCCTGA
- a CDS encoding class I SAM-dependent DNA methyltransferase: protein MYERELAEIYDAVYRGRGRDYAAEAAEVARLVRRERPEAASLLDVACGTGAHLEHLGALFPDVAGVELSAAMLEVARARLPGVPLHRADMRDFALGRTFDAVTCMFSSIGHMGTVAELRAAVAGFARHLAPGGVAVVEPWWFPERFADGYVAADVVTEGRRTIARVSHSVRDGGASRVQVRFLVAEPDTGIRPLSEDYRITLFERAEYEDAFTRAGCAVRYAEDAGGFGRGLFVGVRD from the coding sequence ATGTACGAGCGGGAACTGGCGGAGATCTACGACGCCGTCTACCGGGGGCGCGGCCGGGACTACGCGGCCGAGGCGGCGGAGGTGGCCCGGCTGGTCCGCCGCGAACGGCCGGAGGCGGCCTCGCTGCTCGACGTCGCCTGCGGCACCGGGGCCCACCTGGAGCACCTGGGCGCGCTGTTCCCCGACGTGGCGGGCGTGGAGCTGTCGGCGGCCATGCTGGAGGTGGCGCGGGCCCGGCTGCCGGGCGTCCCGCTGCACCGGGCGGACATGCGCGACTTCGCCCTGGGCCGTACGTTCGACGCGGTCACCTGCATGTTCAGCTCGATCGGGCACATGGGGACGGTGGCGGAACTGCGCGCGGCGGTGGCCGGGTTCGCCCGGCACCTGGCGCCGGGCGGGGTCGCGGTGGTGGAGCCCTGGTGGTTCCCGGAGCGGTTCGCCGACGGGTACGTGGCGGCGGACGTGGTGACCGAGGGCCGGCGCACGATCGCGCGGGTCTCGCACTCGGTCCGTGACGGCGGCGCGTCCCGCGTCCAGGTGCGCTTCCTGGTCGCCGAACCGGACACGGGGATCCGGCCCCTGTCCGAGGACTACCGGATCACCCTGTTCGAGCGCGCGGAGTACGAGGACGCGTTCACGCGGGCGGGCTGCGCGGTGCGGTACGCCGAGGACGCCGGCGGGTTCGGCCGCGGCCTGTTCGTCGGCGTCCGCGACTGA
- a CDS encoding activator-dependent family glycosyltransferase: MRVLLTSFAVNTHYFNLVPMAWALSCAGHDVRVAAQPALTEAITGSGLTAVPVGTDDSVLELFALIGGDLTVYHRELDFTFTRPETLTWDYQLGVQVVTTGLLLAPVNGDDVIDGLVDYARFWRPDLIVWEPMTMAGAVAARASGAAHARLLWGPDVLGAARREFLRLWRRRPPPHRDDPLAEWLAGTLERFGHGFDEDMVTGQWTIDPTPPGCRLPLGLPTVSTRFVPYHGTSVVPDWLYGPAERPRVCVTLGVSAREDRGSDFVPLDALLEAMADLDVEVVATLNGGQREELSAVPDNVRLVDFVPLNALLPGCAAIVHHGGSGTWQTAALHGVPQITLPNLWDAPLKGRQMEKLGAGLTVPPDRLTPGLLRDAVVRVLKEPSFAEAAARMRAEMLAEPSPAEIVPTLERLAARHRKGSGR, translated from the coding sequence ATGCGGGTCCTGCTGACCTCGTTCGCGGTCAACACCCACTACTTCAACCTGGTGCCCATGGCCTGGGCCCTGAGCTGCGCCGGGCACGACGTGCGGGTGGCCGCCCAGCCCGCGCTCACCGAGGCGATCACCGGGTCGGGGCTGACCGCCGTCCCGGTCGGCACCGACGACTCGGTGCTGGAGCTTTTCGCGCTGATCGGCGGCGACCTGACCGTCTACCACCGGGAGCTGGACTTCACCTTCACCCGGCCCGAGACGCTGACCTGGGACTACCAGCTCGGCGTGCAGGTGGTGACGACCGGCCTGCTGCTGGCGCCGGTGAACGGCGACGACGTGATCGACGGGCTGGTGGACTACGCCCGGTTCTGGCGGCCGGACCTGATCGTCTGGGAGCCGATGACGATGGCCGGGGCGGTGGCCGCCCGGGCCTCGGGCGCGGCGCACGCCCGCCTGCTGTGGGGGCCCGACGTGCTGGGCGCCGCCCGGCGGGAGTTCCTGCGGCTGTGGCGGCGCCGGCCCCCGCCGCACCGGGACGACCCGCTCGCCGAATGGCTGGCCGGGACGCTGGAGCGGTTCGGCCACGGCTTCGACGAGGACATGGTCACCGGGCAGTGGACCATCGACCCGACCCCGCCGGGCTGCCGGCTCCCGCTGGGACTGCCCACCGTGTCCACCCGGTTCGTCCCGTATCACGGCACGTCGGTGGTCCCGGACTGGCTGTACGGGCCGGCGGAGCGGCCGCGGGTGTGCGTGACGCTCGGCGTGTCCGCGCGCGAGGACCGCGGCTCGGACTTCGTCCCGCTGGACGCCCTGCTGGAGGCGATGGCCGACCTCGACGTCGAGGTGGTCGCCACGCTCAACGGCGGGCAGCGCGAGGAGCTGTCGGCGGTCCCGGACAACGTGCGGCTGGTCGACTTCGTCCCGCTGAACGCGCTGCTGCCGGGCTGTGCGGCCATCGTCCACCACGGCGGGAGCGGCACCTGGCAGACCGCCGCGCTCCACGGCGTTCCTCAGATCACCCTGCCCAACCTGTGGGACGCGCCGCTCAAGGGCCGGCAGATGGAGAAGCTGGGCGCCGGGCTGACCGTCCCGCCCGACCGGCTGACCCCCGGGCTGCTGCGCGACGCGGTGGTCCGGGTGCTGAAGGAACCGTCGTTCGCCGAGGCCGCGGCGCGGATGCGCGCGGAGATGCTGGCCGAGCCGTCGCCGGCCGAGATCGTGCCGACGCTGGAACGGCTGGCCGCCCGGCACCGCAAGGGGAGTGGACGTTGA